The genomic stretch ATTCAAAAACTTGAAGAAGATGGCGTTATTCAGCGTCGCGTTGCTGTTCTTTCTCCAGAAAAAGTAAATGCAAGTGTCACAGTTTTTGTTTCTATTCGCACAAATACACATAGTCATGAATGGTTTAAGCGTTTTTCAAAAATTGTGCAAGAATTCCGTGAAGTCATTGAATTTTATCGAATGAGTGGAGATATTGACTATTTATTACGTGTTGTTGTTCCCAATATTGAAGCGTATGATCTTTTTTATAAAAAATTAATTTCTAAAATTGATATCCGTGATGTTTCATCTTCTTTTGCAATGGAACAGATTAAATACACAACAGAACTTCCACTTAATTATATTAAATTACACGAAAAGGCGAATGAACAAACTTAAAAGTTTTTTTTTATATCCTTCTCATCATTCTTTTTAAGGATTCAAACTTTCTTGTTCCAAAACCGCCATTTGTGCATGTGTTAAAACAGCAGCTTTGACGATACCAGCAGCCATAGCGGCTCCTGCCCCTTCACCAAGGTGCATTCCCAAATCCAGAAGTGGCTCTTTGCCAATTTTTTTTAAAAGTTTACGATGAGCTTTCTC from Bartonella kosoyi encodes the following:
- a CDS encoding Lrp/AsnC family transcriptional regulator, whose product is MDRLDRKILHLLQENATLSVADIAKKVGLSTTPCWRRIQKLEEDGVIQRRVAVLSPEKVNASVTVFVSIRTNTHSHEWFKRFSKIVQEFREVIEFYRMSGDIDYLLRVVVPNIEAYDLFYKKLISKIDIRDVSSSFAMEQIKYTTELPLNYIKLHEKANEQT